From Coturnix japonica isolate 7356 chromosome 1, Coturnix japonica 2.1, whole genome shotgun sequence, the proteins below share one genomic window:
- the LGALS1 gene encoding galectin-1, whose product MSCQGPVCTNLGLKPGQRLMVKGVIAPNAKSFVMNLGKDATHLALHFNPRFDAHGDVNLIVCNSKKMEEWGAEQRETVFPFQKGAPIEITFSINPSDVTVHLPGHQFSFPNRLGLSVFDYFATHGDFTLRSVSWE is encoded by the exons aTGTCTTGT CAGGGACCAGTGTGCACCAACTTGGGTCTCAAGCCTGGCCAGCGCCTCATGGTCAAGGGGGTAATCGCACCAAATGCCAAAAG ctttgtgATGAATCTGGGCAAGGACGCAACCCACCTGGCACTTCACTTCAACCCCCGCTTTGATGCTCATGGTGATGTGAACCTCATTGTGTGCAActcaaagaaaatggaagaatggGGTGCTGAGCAAAGAGAGACCGTCTTCCCTTTCCAGAAGGGAGCCCCAATAGAG ATCACTTTCAGCATCAACCCAAGCGATGTGACCGTCCACCTGCCAGGCCACCAGTTCTCATTCCCCAACCGGCTTGGTCTTTCTGTCTTTGACTACTTTGCTACACATGGAGACTTCACGCTCCGGTCTGTCAGCTGGGAGTAA
- the LOC107313989 gene encoding urotensin-2 receptor-like: MSCDPSLISVMPGEDPEGGSFSEESSGEDDISSVLGGDSPVTGPLGTVLLLMCFIGMVGNVYTVLVASGKVVGRSAGSLGVYVINLALADLLYLSTIPFVVCTYFTRDWFFGDVGCKLLFSLDLLTMHASIFLLTAMSLERYWAVTRPLRARRAGSAYRKPASAILWLLAFLLTAPMMAMTQLREGDGPNKRICIPTWTPAAFRLYLTVLFATSIVVPGVVLIIVYTLLAWVYRSSTWHPGLSVAGRAPSQRLSSRISAIVVAYWACFLPFWGWQLAGLYQREGIGMGPSAQAYLNFGVTCLAYGNSCINPFLYTLLASSYRQHPKHTRRL, encoded by the coding sequence ATGTCTTGCGACCCTTCCCTCATCAGTGTAATGCCTGGAGAGGACCCTGAGGGTGGCAGCTTCTCAGAGGAAAGCAGCGGTGAGGATGACATCAGCAGTGTTCTAGGAGGGGACAGCCCAGTGACAGGGCCGCTGGGCacggtgctgctgctcatgtgCTTTATTGGGATGGTGGGGAACGTCTACACGGTGCTGGTGGCCTCTGGCAAGGTGGTGGGCCGCTCAGCAGGCTCCTTGGGGGTCTATGTGATCAACCTCGCCCTGGCTGACCTCCTGTACCTCTCCACCATCCCCTTTGTGGTCTGCACCTACTTCACCCGTGACTGGTTCTTTGGAGATGTGGGCTGCAAgcttttgttcagcttggaCCTCCTCACTATGCATGCCAGCATTTTCCTCCTGACTGCCATGAGCCTGGAGAGGTACTGGGCAGTAACCAGGCCACTGCGGGCCAGGCGGGCTGGCAGCGCTTACCGCAAGCCAGCCAGTGCCATCCTCTGGCTCCTTGCTTTCCTGCTTACGGCCCCCATGATGGCAATGACCCAATTGCGGGAGGGAGATGGTCCCAACAAGCGCATCTGCATCCCCACATGGACGCCAGCGGCCTTCCGGCTCTACTTGACGGTGCTCTTTGCCACCAGCATCGTGGTGCCTGGTGTGGTGCTGATCATTGTCTATACCCTCCTGGCCTGGGTCTACCGCTCTTCGACCTGGCACCCGGGGCTGTCAGTGGCCGGCCGGGCTCCCTCCCAGCGTCTCTCCTCCAGGATCTCTGCCATTGTGGTGGCTTACTGGGCCTGCTTCCTCCCCTTCTGGGGCTGGCAACTGGCTGGGCTGTACCAGCGTGAGGGCATAGGCATGGGCCCCAGTGCCCAGGCCTACCTCAATTTTGGTGTCACTTGCCTAGCCTATGGTAACAGCTGTATCAATCCCTTCCTCTACACCCTGCTAGCCAGTAGCTACCGCCAGCATCCCAAACACACAAGGAGGCTATAG
- the LOC107313975 gene encoding arf-GAP with dual PH domain-containing protein 1-like isoform X2, with protein MSGSDKSMKALREVWRRAENSLCADCGKPDPDWASSTLGVFICLSCSGIHRNIPSISKVKSLKMDHWDDAQVQFLAKHGNAVTKAIYEAHIPIYYYQPTYNDCQVLREQWIRAKYERKEFTELGKQLPYTDGVKEGILWKRGRDSGQFQPRKFLLSEREGCLKYFTKQDAKEPKINVKIDVINATFQPEKIGNPNGLQITYLKDNKTRNIFVYHKSGKEVVDWFNAIRSVQFHYLKVAFPIASDNEIKSRLTRNFLKEGFMEKTGPKDAFAKGEVFVGSRENGYSVQKGLPSGTQGNFSWPYGITIVTPDREYLFTCETEADQLDWITAFTSVINQDMTPQEYAIEAYFKFKS; from the exons ATGTCTGGAAGTGATAAGAGCATGAAGGCCCTGAGGGAGGtgtggagaagagcagaaaattcATTGTGTGCAGACTGCGGGAAGCCCG ATCCTGACTGGGCATCCTCTACCTTGGGTGTCTTTATATGCCTTAGCTGCTCAGGAATTCACCGGAACATCCCTAGCATCAGCAAAGTGAAATCCCTGAAGATGGACCACTGGGATGATGCTCAGGTGCAG TTTCTGGCCAAGCATGGGAATGCTGTGACTAAGGCCATCTATGAAGCTCACATCCCTATTTACTATTACCAGCCAACCTACAATGACTGCCA AGTGCTGAGAGAACAATGGATACGGGCCAAATATGAACGAAAAGAGTTCACTGAGCTTGGAAAACAGCTGCCTTATACAGATG GGGTGAAGGAAGGCATCCTCTGGAAGCGAGGTCGAGACAGTGGGCAGTTCCAACCCCGCAAATTCTTGTTGTCAGAGAGAGAGGGGTGTCTGAAGTATTTCACTAAGCAGGAT GCCAAAGAACCCAAAATCAATGTTAAAATAGATGTAATCAATGCTACGTTCCAGCCAGAGAAGATTGGGAACCCCAATGGCTTGCAGATCACCTATCTCAAAGACAACAAGACTCGGAATATATTTGTCTACCATAAAAGTGGAAAG gagGTAGTGGACTGGTTCAATGCCATTCGGTCTGTGCAGTTCCATTATCTGAAGGTAGCATTTCCCATAGCCAGCGATAATGAG ATTAAAAGCCGGCTGACAAGAAACTTCTTAAAGGAAGGATTCATGGAGAAGACGGGTCCCAAG GATGCATTTGCTAAGGGTGAAGTATTTGTGGGCAGCAGAGAGAATGGCTATAGCGTCCAGAAGGGATTGCCTTCAGGGACACAAGGCAACTTCTCTTGGCCCTATGGCATCACCATTGTCACTCCTGACCGGGAATACCTCTTTACCTGCGAGACAGAGGCTGACCAGCTGGACTGGATCACAGCTTTCACAAGTGTCATCAACCAGGACATGACACCACAGGAATATGCAA tTGAAGCCTACTTCAAGTTTAAATCATAG
- the LOC107313975 gene encoding arf-GAP with dual PH domain-containing protein 1-like isoform X1: MSGSDKSMKALREVWRRAENSLCADCGKPDPDWASSTLGVFICLSCSGIHRNIPSISKVKSLKMDHWDDAQVQFLAKHGNAVTKAIYEAHIPIYYYQPTYNDCQVLREQWIRAKYERKEFTELGKQLPYTDGVKEGILWKRGRDSGQFQPRKFLLSEREGCLKYFTKQDAKEPKINVKIDVINATFQPEKIGNPNGLQITYLKDNKTRNIFVYHKSGKEVVDWFNAIRSVQFHYLKVAFPIASDNEIKSRLTRNFLKEGFMEKTGPKQREAFKKRWFTLDHRRLMYFKDPLDAFAKGEVFVGSRENGYSVQKGLPSGTQGNFSWPYGITIVTPDREYLFTCETEADQLDWITAFTSVINQDMTPQEYAIEAYFKFKS, encoded by the exons ATGTCTGGAAGTGATAAGAGCATGAAGGCCCTGAGGGAGGtgtggagaagagcagaaaattcATTGTGTGCAGACTGCGGGAAGCCCG ATCCTGACTGGGCATCCTCTACCTTGGGTGTCTTTATATGCCTTAGCTGCTCAGGAATTCACCGGAACATCCCTAGCATCAGCAAAGTGAAATCCCTGAAGATGGACCACTGGGATGATGCTCAGGTGCAG TTTCTGGCCAAGCATGGGAATGCTGTGACTAAGGCCATCTATGAAGCTCACATCCCTATTTACTATTACCAGCCAACCTACAATGACTGCCA AGTGCTGAGAGAACAATGGATACGGGCCAAATATGAACGAAAAGAGTTCACTGAGCTTGGAAAACAGCTGCCTTATACAGATG GGGTGAAGGAAGGCATCCTCTGGAAGCGAGGTCGAGACAGTGGGCAGTTCCAACCCCGCAAATTCTTGTTGTCAGAGAGAGAGGGGTGTCTGAAGTATTTCACTAAGCAGGAT GCCAAAGAACCCAAAATCAATGTTAAAATAGATGTAATCAATGCTACGTTCCAGCCAGAGAAGATTGGGAACCCCAATGGCTTGCAGATCACCTATCTCAAAGACAACAAGACTCGGAATATATTTGTCTACCATAAAAGTGGAAAG gagGTAGTGGACTGGTTCAATGCCATTCGGTCTGTGCAGTTCCATTATCTGAAGGTAGCATTTCCCATAGCCAGCGATAATGAG ATTAAAAGCCGGCTGACAAGAAACTTCTTAAAGGAAGGATTCATGGAGAAGACGGGTCCCAAG CAGAGAGAGGCTTTTAAGAAGCGTTGGTTCACACTGGATCACCGCAGGCTCATGTACTTCAAGGACCCTTTG GATGCATTTGCTAAGGGTGAAGTATTTGTGGGCAGCAGAGAGAATGGCTATAGCGTCCAGAAGGGATTGCCTTCAGGGACACAAGGCAACTTCTCTTGGCCCTATGGCATCACCATTGTCACTCCTGACCGGGAATACCTCTTTACCTGCGAGACAGAGGCTGACCAGCTGGACTGGATCACAGCTTTCACAAGTGTCATCAACCAGGACATGACACCACAGGAATATGCAA tTGAAGCCTACTTCAAGTTTAAATCATAG
- the LOC107313975 gene encoding arf-GAP with dual PH domain-containing protein 1-like isoform X4, translated as MSGSDKSMKALREVWRRAENSLCADCGKPDPDWASSTLGVFICLSCSGIHRNIPSISKVKSLKMDHWDDAQVQFLAKHGNAVTKAIYEAHIPIYYYQPTYNDCQVLREQWIRAKYERKEFTELGKQLPYTDGVKEGILWKRGRDSGQFQPRKFLLSEREGCLKYFTKQDAKEPKINVKIDVINATFQPEKIGNPNGLQITYLKDNKTRNIFVYHKSGKIKSRLTRNFLKEGFMEKTGPKDAFAKGEVFVGSRENGYSVQKGLPSGTQGNFSWPYGITIVTPDREYLFTCETEADQLDWITAFTSVINQDMTPQEYAIEAYFKFKS; from the exons ATGTCTGGAAGTGATAAGAGCATGAAGGCCCTGAGGGAGGtgtggagaagagcagaaaattcATTGTGTGCAGACTGCGGGAAGCCCG ATCCTGACTGGGCATCCTCTACCTTGGGTGTCTTTATATGCCTTAGCTGCTCAGGAATTCACCGGAACATCCCTAGCATCAGCAAAGTGAAATCCCTGAAGATGGACCACTGGGATGATGCTCAGGTGCAG TTTCTGGCCAAGCATGGGAATGCTGTGACTAAGGCCATCTATGAAGCTCACATCCCTATTTACTATTACCAGCCAACCTACAATGACTGCCA AGTGCTGAGAGAACAATGGATACGGGCCAAATATGAACGAAAAGAGTTCACTGAGCTTGGAAAACAGCTGCCTTATACAGATG GGGTGAAGGAAGGCATCCTCTGGAAGCGAGGTCGAGACAGTGGGCAGTTCCAACCCCGCAAATTCTTGTTGTCAGAGAGAGAGGGGTGTCTGAAGTATTTCACTAAGCAGGAT GCCAAAGAACCCAAAATCAATGTTAAAATAGATGTAATCAATGCTACGTTCCAGCCAGAGAAGATTGGGAACCCCAATGGCTTGCAGATCACCTATCTCAAAGACAACAAGACTCGGAATATATTTGTCTACCATAAAAGTGGAAAG ATTAAAAGCCGGCTGACAAGAAACTTCTTAAAGGAAGGATTCATGGAGAAGACGGGTCCCAAG GATGCATTTGCTAAGGGTGAAGTATTTGTGGGCAGCAGAGAGAATGGCTATAGCGTCCAGAAGGGATTGCCTTCAGGGACACAAGGCAACTTCTCTTGGCCCTATGGCATCACCATTGTCACTCCTGACCGGGAATACCTCTTTACCTGCGAGACAGAGGCTGACCAGCTGGACTGGATCACAGCTTTCACAAGTGTCATCAACCAGGACATGACACCACAGGAATATGCAA tTGAAGCCTACTTCAAGTTTAAATCATAG
- the LOC107313975 gene encoding arf-GAP with dual PH domain-containing protein 1-like isoform X3, with amino-acid sequence MSGSDKSMKALREVWRRAENSLCADCGKPDPDWASSTLGVFICLSCSGIHRNIPSISKVKSLKMDHWDDAQVQFLAKHGNAVTKAIYEAHIPIYYYQPTYNDCQVLREQWIRAKYERKEFTELGKQLPYTDGVKEGILWKRGRDSGQFQPRKFLLSEREGCLKYFTKQDAKEPKINVKIDVINATFQPEKIGNPNGLQITYLKDNKTRNIFVYHKSGKIKSRLTRNFLKEGFMEKTGPKQREAFKKRWFTLDHRRLMYFKDPLDAFAKGEVFVGSRENGYSVQKGLPSGTQGNFSWPYGITIVTPDREYLFTCETEADQLDWITAFTSVINQDMTPQEYAIEAYFKFKS; translated from the exons ATGTCTGGAAGTGATAAGAGCATGAAGGCCCTGAGGGAGGtgtggagaagagcagaaaattcATTGTGTGCAGACTGCGGGAAGCCCG ATCCTGACTGGGCATCCTCTACCTTGGGTGTCTTTATATGCCTTAGCTGCTCAGGAATTCACCGGAACATCCCTAGCATCAGCAAAGTGAAATCCCTGAAGATGGACCACTGGGATGATGCTCAGGTGCAG TTTCTGGCCAAGCATGGGAATGCTGTGACTAAGGCCATCTATGAAGCTCACATCCCTATTTACTATTACCAGCCAACCTACAATGACTGCCA AGTGCTGAGAGAACAATGGATACGGGCCAAATATGAACGAAAAGAGTTCACTGAGCTTGGAAAACAGCTGCCTTATACAGATG GGGTGAAGGAAGGCATCCTCTGGAAGCGAGGTCGAGACAGTGGGCAGTTCCAACCCCGCAAATTCTTGTTGTCAGAGAGAGAGGGGTGTCTGAAGTATTTCACTAAGCAGGAT GCCAAAGAACCCAAAATCAATGTTAAAATAGATGTAATCAATGCTACGTTCCAGCCAGAGAAGATTGGGAACCCCAATGGCTTGCAGATCACCTATCTCAAAGACAACAAGACTCGGAATATATTTGTCTACCATAAAAGTGGAAAG ATTAAAAGCCGGCTGACAAGAAACTTCTTAAAGGAAGGATTCATGGAGAAGACGGGTCCCAAG CAGAGAGAGGCTTTTAAGAAGCGTTGGTTCACACTGGATCACCGCAGGCTCATGTACTTCAAGGACCCTTTG GATGCATTTGCTAAGGGTGAAGTATTTGTGGGCAGCAGAGAGAATGGCTATAGCGTCCAGAAGGGATTGCCTTCAGGGACACAAGGCAACTTCTCTTGGCCCTATGGCATCACCATTGTCACTCCTGACCGGGAATACCTCTTTACCTGCGAGACAGAGGCTGACCAGCTGGACTGGATCACAGCTTTCACAAGTGTCATCAACCAGGACATGACACCACAGGAATATGCAA tTGAAGCCTACTTCAAGTTTAAATCATAG